One window of the Shewanella maritima genome contains the following:
- a CDS encoding NapC/NirT family cytochrome c, producing the protein MNWRALFKPSAKISIIVLLLIGVVVGVVGYFATQQTLHATSTDEFCMSCHSNHSLKDEVLASAHGGGSAGITVQCQDCHLPHGPVDYLIKKIIVSKDLYGFLTIDGFNTQEWLDENRKEQADLALKYFRANDSANCRHCHTRIEENQPESMSKMAKRMHERNAQKEPDKRKTCVDCHKGIVHPYPKK; encoded by the coding sequence ATGAATTGGCGTGCACTTTTTAAACCAAGCGCAAAAATTTCCATTATCGTACTGCTGTTAATCGGTGTGGTAGTGGGTGTGGTTGGGTACTTTGCGACTCAACAAACTTTACATGCAACAAGTACTGACGAGTTCTGTATGAGCTGTCACAGTAACCATTCATTGAAAGATGAAGTGCTAGCTTCTGCTCACGGCGGCGGTAGCGCAGGTATTACTGTTCAGTGTCAAGACTGTCACTTACCTCATGGTCCAGTTGATTACTTGATCAAGAAAATCATCGTATCGAAAGATCTATACGGCTTCTTAACCATTGACGGTTTCAACACTCAAGAGTGGTTAGACGAAAACCGTAAAGAGCAAGCAGACCTAGCACTGAAATACTTCAGAGCGAACGACAGCGCGAATTGCCGCCACTGTCACACTCGCATCGAAGAGAACCAGCCTGAGTCTATGAGCAAAATGGCTAAGCGTATGCACGAACGCAATGCTCAAAAAGAGCCAGATAAGCGTAAGACATGTGTTGATTGTCACAAAGGCATCGTTCACCCTTACCCTAAAAAGTAA